The sequence below is a genomic window from Actinomycetota bacterium.
AAGTGCCCAGGCATCATTTTCCAATAACAATTTTACACCATCTTTTGTTAAAATATTACTTATTTTTATATTTTCAACAGAACTGCCCTTCATTTTTTTAAAACTGTCAATAATGCCGACCATTTTTTCTCTCGGCACTTCCATATCCATTCTTTCATTGAAAAAATATCCCAGTTCTTTGTTTATGTTATTCAGATATTCAGAAAGGCTTATATTATCAAGATGAGTTTTTAAATAACTCTGAATCTCAATAAGCAGCAGATTTGCTGCAATTCCGTCTTTTTCCGGGATATGACCCTTGATACTTAATCCGCCACTTTCCTCTCCGCCTATAAGCACATCGTTCTTTATCATTTCAGCGGCAATGTATTTAAATCCGACAGGTGTTTCAATTAAGCCGATATCAAATTTTTTACATATTTCATCTATCAGATGAGTGGTTGCCACTGTTCTTACTGCCTTCAGATCCTTTCCTTTATAACCTTTTACAGAGCAGAGGTAATAAAATATAAGGGATATTACCTTGTTGGGATTTAAAAATACTCCGGCTGAGTCAATAACCCCAAATCTGTCTGCATCGCCATCAAGAGCCACTCCGATATCAAATCTTTTTTCAAGTATTATTTTCTTAAGTTCCACAAGGTTCTTTTCTGAAGGATCAGGCAACTTTCCCCCGAATAAAGCGTCTCTTTTATTATTTAGAACTCTTGTTTCATTTCCGGAAATTTCGTCAAGGATTTTTGGAAATACATTTATGCCCGCCCCATAAAGCATGTCGGCGGCAATTTTCAGCCCTGCTTTTTTAATTGAAGCAAAATCAATAAGCTTTCTTATATGTTCATAATATGTAGGAAATTCAGTCAAGATTACTATATTTTCATCAATGCTCTCAGATGAAGAACGCAGCGCATCTCTGTTGTCCAAAAAAAATCTCAGATTCTCCTCTATATCAGAGGTTATCAGGTCTGTTGCCGGTCCGCCATAATCGGGTATAAATTTAATTCCGTTGTATTTGGAAGGATTATGGCTTGCGGTGATCATAAGTGCTCCGTCCAGCTTCATGTCAAGGACATTAAAAGCAGTTACCGGAGTGGGAATACTTTTATCGGACAAAAAAACTTTAAAACCATATGCGCTTAATATTTTTGCAGAAAAGGAGGCAAATTCTTCTGAAAGAAATCTGTTATCATATCCAATGAAAATGCCATTTTTATTTTCTTTTTTTTCTATAATATGCCTTGCTATTGAATTGACTACTATTCCGAGATTTTCAAAATTAAAATTATCCGCGATTATGTCTCTCCAGCCATCTGTGCCAAATTTTATTTTATTCATTTTTTTCTCTTCTGTTTATTTGCTATTAATTAATAATTTTTTATATAGCATGAAAAAATCATTAATTTTTTAAAAAAACCGGCAAATGGAAACTGAATTTTTTTCTTAAATTTTATTTAAAAATGGTCGGGGCGAGAGGATTCGAACCTCCGACCCCCAGTACCCCATACTGGTGCGCTAAACCAAGCTGCGCCACGCCCCGGATCAGACATTGTTATTTTAAATTATTAATAATCAATAGTAAAGCTTATATGGTCCCTGAATAATAAAAAATCAGATAACAAAAAATATTTGAACCGGTTTTAAAGATAAAAAATGAACCGGTTTTAATATTCGGATTTAAAACTTCTTCCCATTAGTAATTCTACAGATTTCATGACATTTTCATTTTTATATATGATGTCATAAACGCATTTTATAATTGGCAATTCGATTTTTAATTTACCGGACATGTCATAAACAGCTTTCGTAGTTTCGATTCCTTCAGCCACCATGCTCATTGAATTTTTTATTGAATCGATGTTCTCACCTTTCGCGAGCCGCTCCCCTACAAGCCTGTTTCTGCTGGCATAGCTTACGCAGGTCGTTATCAGATCCCCCA
It includes:
- a CDS encoding phosphoglucomutase/phosphomannomutase family protein; the encoded protein is MNKIKFGTDGWRDIIADNFNFENLGIVVNSIARHIIEKKENKNGIFIGYDNRFLSEEFASFSAKILSAYGFKVFLSDKSIPTPVTAFNVLDMKLDGALMITASHNPSKYNGIKFIPDYGGPATDLITSDIEENLRFFLDNRDALRSSSESIDENIVILTEFPTYYEHIRKLIDFASIKKAGLKIAADMLYGAGINVFPKILDEISGNETRVLNNKRDALFGGKLPDPSEKNLVELKKIILEKRFDIGVALDGDADRFGVIDSAGVFLNPNKVISLIFYYLCSVKGYKGKDLKAVRTVATTHLIDEICKKFDIGLIETPVGFKYIAAEMIKNDVLIGGEESGGLSIKGHIPEKDGIAANLLLIEIQSYLKTHLDNISLSEYLNNINKELGYFFNERMDMEVPREKMVGIIDSFKKMKGSSVENIKISNILTKDGVKLLLENDAWALLRLSGTEPLIRCYIESRDESFFNVFKQYMIKAIKNLL